The DNA segment GAATTTGCGAAGACACGGATAACGATGGGCAAGCTGATAAGTTCACGGTCTTTGCCCATCACCTGAGTATCCCTTCAACGCTGGTCTGTTATCGCGGCGGTGTGATTGTGCAGAACGGTGCGACAACGATTTACCTCAAAGATGTTGACGGCGACGATGTTGCCGATTTCCGTCAAGAATTGATCACCGGCTGGGCGATGGGTGACACGCACGGTGGCGTGAGTAATTTTCAGTACGGTCCCGACAATTGGATTTGGGGCATGCAGGGGTACAACAACTCCGAGCCGATCATCAATGGTCAAGCTCAAATGAGATTCCGTCAGGGATTCTGGCGATTCAAAGTTGGAAGCGGTGCAGCAGACAGAACGGCTCCCGCGTACGCACTCGATAAGCAATCCGGCTTACCTGCCGACCACGCTTCCGGTGATTTCAACGACGACACGATCCGAGTGGACGCGTTGGAGTTCATGCGAGCGACCAACAATAACACTTGGGGGCTTGGGTTTAGTGAAGAAGGTTATGTGTTCGGATCAACGGCAAACGGCTGCCCAAGCGTCCATATGCCTATTCCCAATCACTATTTCGACCAAGTCGCTGGCTGGTCGCCCAGCACACTGCAGAAGATTTCGCCGACGGACAAGTTCAATGCCCTCGACCAAAAAATTCGCCAAGTAGATTATCACGGCGGCTATACCGCAGCGGCTGGCGGAGCAATTTACACAGCGCGGAACTACCCGGCCGCGTGGTGGAACAAAGTGCAAATGGTTTGCGAGCCAACCGGCCATATCGTTGGCGGGTTCGTGCTTGAAAAGGATGGTGCCGGATATCGAAGCAATAATGTGTTCAACGTCGTCGCCAGTATCGACGATTGGGCTGCGCCAATCATGTCCGAAGTTGGCCCCGACGGAAATGTTTGGGTGCTCGATTGGTACAACTACATCATCCAACACAATCCGACGCCCAATGGTTTTCAGACTGGTAAGGGTGCGGCTTACGAAAGCGACCTGCGCGATAAACGCTTTGGTCGTATCTATCGCTTGCTCTATAAGCAAGAAAAATCTCCAACTCGTGCAATGCAACTGGCCGATGCGTCTAGTGCCGACTTGGTGAAAGCACTCAAGAACGACAATTTTTTCTGGCGTCGAACCGCGCAGCGTTTGCTTGTTGAACAGAATGCGACTGACCGGACAACACTAAGTGACTTGGTTGCTCTGGTGGACAATCAGCAAACCGATGAGATCGGTCTGAACACCGCTGCGATGCATGCGATCTGGACACTATCCGGTTTGGCCCAAGGCGGCAGCAACGAGGCAAACGCTGCACTCGCTATGGCGTGCAAAAAAGGTTTCACGCATCTGTCCAGCCCGGTGCGCAACGCAGCAATAGCCAACTGTGCAAATGATCAAGTAAAGCTCGCCGTCGAAAGCGGCGTTTTGCGAGATGCAGATCCTCGCGTGCAACTATCCGCCTTGTTGCGGATCGCTGATGGAGCCGGTTCCGCGTCGGGGGAAACTTTGGCATCGATGGTTGATGGTGCGAAGTCGATTGCATCCGACGAAATTTTGATGGACGCTTGGACATCCGCTGCCGCAATCGAACCTGTCGAAATGTTGGTCGCCTTGATCAACGCAAGCCGCCGATCCAGCAACCGCGGTTTGGCGTCACGAGTCGCGATTTTGTCCGAGCACCTTGCTCGCTCGCAGCCAACAGCAAGTCAGATCGAATCGCTTTTGGCCATTGAGCCGGATGCACCGCTGGCGATCTCGCTGTGGGAAGGTCTGTCCAAAGGCTGGCCAAAAGAATTGTCCGTCACCTTGTCCGACGCTGCTCAAACACGGTTTCGTGAGCGTTTTCTTGCTAACGACACGAGCGTCGAAAGCAAGGCTGCGATTTTAGCAGTTGCCGATAAGTGGGGGATCAAGAATCTGGACGAAGCGGTTGCGTCGATTCAGGATCAACTTTTCGCGACTGCTTTGGATACCGAGGCGGAAACTGCGTCGCGTCTGACCGCTTGGGATCAAGCGATCAAGCTGGCCCCGGCAAGCGATCGCATCTTGGATGCAATCGACACGCTGCTCACTCCACAACTTGCACCCGAGACCGGCGCAAAAGCAATTGCATCGCTTGGAGATGCTCGCGTTCCAGGCCTGACCGAAAAACTGGTTTCGATTCGCGGGTCGCTTGGTCCAAAACTAACAGGCGAAATACTGACATTGCTGTTGGCTCGTGCTGATACGACCACGGAATTGCTTCAAGCAATCACCGACGGAAAGGCACAGTTCACTGAACTGCAACTCGATCAGCGACAAGCTTTGTTGAATCACCCGACTCGAGAGATCGCGAAGCGGGCGAGAGAGTTGATGGAGATGAAAGGTGCTGCAGTGGCGTCGAATCGCCAAGCACTGGTGGATGAGTGGATGCCAGTCACGGAACTGAGCGGAAATCTTGAGAACGGAATTGCAATGTACAAGAAGCACTGCATGCTATGCCACAAGCACGGCGAACTAGGGGTTGCCATCGGACCCAACCTGACCGGCATGGCTGTGCACCCCAAGGAAGAGATTCTGATCAACGTTCTCGACCCTAATCGCAGTGTCGAGAACAACTTCCGCACTTACCAAATTTTGACGGTCGATGGTGCAGTGCTTACCGGAATGTTGGCTGGTGAGTCCGCGAATTCGTTGCGTCTGATCGACACGCAAGGCAAGGAAAAGCTAGTGCTGCGTGAAGATATTGAGCAAATGATCTCTTCTGCCAAGTCGTTGATGCCGGAAGGCTTTGAAGGTCAGATTTCAAAACAAGAAATGGCGGATCTGCTGACATTCTTGGCCAATCGTGGACGCTACACACCGCTGTCTCTCGCTGCTGCGGCAACGATCAGTGGCCCGAAGGGATTGCCGGGATTCCGCGGAAATTCAGGCGACAAGTTTGAGCTTAATTCTTATGGAACGGTCGAATTCGAAGGTGTTCCCTTCGAATTGCAAGACCCTCAGGATGGACGAGTAGCGAATATCGTCGTCTTGCAAACTGCTCGTGGTCGATTCCCCAGCACGCTGCCGAGCGAAGTGACGATTCCTTGTTCAGGAAACGTTTCCGCGATTCATATTCTCGGAGGTGTAGCTGCTTTCGGATTCCCGATGAACCAAGATGAGACAGCAAGTTTGGTCGTACGGTGCCAGTACGAAGACGGAACGTCGGTCGATCACGAGCTGATCAACGGCAAACATACCGCGAACTATCAAGAGAAAACGGACGTTCCAGAATCGAAGTTTGTGATCGATGCCAATGGAAAGCAAATCCGTTATCTAAAGATTCCTATCGACGCAGCCAAGCCTCTGAAAAGCATCGAGTTGGTCAAAGGTGATAATCGCTCCACACCTCTCGTCTTCGCCATTACGGTTGAGTCTGCCGGTGGCAAAGAAGCTGACGACACGGTTGCGATGGACGAAAAGCCCCAGGCTGCGGCACAGCCGCCCCGACGTCGCGGCGGCGGCTTTGGCGGTCCGATCGAACTTGGACCCGATGATGTCGCAGCGTACGCAGCACCACCGGAAGGCTTTAAGTCTGAGCGAGATGTACCGCATGGCAAGCTTGAGATGATCGAGTATGAATCAAAAACCGTTGGCACGACTCGCAAGCTGAATGTCTACACACCGCCAGGCTACACGACCGACAAGAAGTACCCAGTGCTTTATCTGTTGCACGGTATTGGTGGTGACGAGACCGAGTGGCAACGATTTTCTTCGCCGAATTTGATTCTCGACAACCTCATCGCCGATGGAAAAGCCGTCCCCATGATCGTGGTAATGCCCAATGGACGAGCACAAAAGAACGATCGAGCTGAAGGCAACGTGATGGCAAGTGCACCGGCCTTTGCGGTCTTCGAGAAGGACTTACTCAACGACGTGATTCCAGCGATCGAGTCGAAGTATTCGGTCGATACCAGTCGAGAAAAGCGTGCCATTGCTGGCCTCTCGATGGGCGGCGGCCAATCGTTCAACTTCGGACTCGGTAACCTCGACACATTCGCCTGGGTCGGGCCGTTTTCTGCCGCACCGAACACGATGCCAGCGGAAGAGCTGATTCCCGATGTCGCCGCGGCAAAAGCCAAACTCAAACTGCTGTGGATCTCTTGCGGCAACAAGGACGGGCTAATCCGAATCAGTCAGAACGTCCATCAGTTCCTAAAACAGAAAGGTATCGACCACGTCTGGCACGTCGACGGACACGGCCATGATCCTCAGCATTGGAGCAGCAGTTTGTACTGGTTCACGCAAAGCGTGTTCCAGGACAAGCCTGCGAAGAACGCGAAACTCGACAACGCGGTGATTGGCAATTGGATCGGTACCGTCAGCACGCAAATCGGCGATCAAGCCTAGGTGTTCATGATCGAGAGCAAGGATGGGCAAGTTGGCGGATCGGCCGAAATGACGCTCAACGGCGAGAAGCACAACAGCAGCCTATCCAATGTGAAAGTCGAAGACGGCAAAGTGTCGTTCGATGAGGTCCTCAACTTTCAAGGCAACAATTTGCCGATCAGCTACTCAGGCACATTGGTCGACGATGAAATGCAACTGTCTCGTAAGGTGGGCGAATTCGCTACAGAGGAGTTCACCGCAAAGCGATCCAAGTAGTTTTTGATGCAAGCCAACGAACCGCGAAACAGGTGCCACACCAGAGCCTCGTGACCGACGGCGGACACACTTGGATGAACGCTCGAAATTACCTCGCAGAAACGCTGCAACTCTTCTTCAAATAGAACCGCAAGTTCCAACTTCCCCGCAAATTCTCCAGCTACAAGAGACGACCTATGTTTTTACGCTTACCCGCACTGATGTGCAGTGTGCTGCTGCTCGTCTCGATTAGTTTGGCGCAAGACACTGAACCGGCGGATGACTGGGAACCGGCGGTCACCAACCAGGAGGGCAAAGAGTATCCTCAGGTCAACTCCGAAGGCCGCGTCAGATTTCGTGTCAATGCACCCGAAGCGACAAGTGTTTCGTGCAGTTTCCGCGACAGCAGCGAATTTGTGAAGGATAATCAAGGAGTTTGGACGGGATACACGCGCAAGCTTGATGAAGGCTTCCACTATTACACGATCAAGATCGACGGAGCCGAAGTTCCCGACCCCAACAGCAAATACTTTTTCGGTGCCATGCGGTGGGGTAGTGCCGTGGAAGTTCCTGCGAACGACAGAGACTTTTACGCTGTCAAAAAGGTTCCTCACGGACAACTTCGCGAAGTCCTTTTCTACTCGGAAAGCACCCAAACGGATCGTCGAGCTTTCGTTTACACTCCGCCGGGATATGACGCCGACCAGGAAAAGCGTTACCCGGTTCTGTATCTGCAACATGGATGGGGCGAGAACGAATACGGTTGGAGCGTTCAGGGCCACGCCGGCCTGATCATGGACAACCTGCTTGCCGAAGGTAAGGCTAAGCCATTTAT comes from the Rubripirellula reticaptiva genome and includes:
- a CDS encoding PVC-type heme-binding CxxCH protein, which produces MTPPTKDETSFAFKDVGAKIPNYTPGASWGTQQAPLTLMQEPVPANQSIESYSVPNDFHLSLWAEESSKNWPDDSQATEKFAGLTGKPIAMNWDERGRLWVCETVDYPNELQASPGRGRDRIRICEDTDNDGQADKFTVFAHHLSIPSTLVCYRGGVIVQNGATTIYLKDVDGDDVADFRQELITGWAMGDTHGGVSNFQYGPDNWIWGMQGYNNSEPIINGQAQMRFRQGFWRFKVGSGAADRTAPAYALDKQSGLPADHASGDFNDDTIRVDALEFMRATNNNTWGLGFSEEGYVFGSTANGCPSVHMPIPNHYFDQVAGWSPSTLQKISPTDKFNALDQKIRQVDYHGGYTAAAGGAIYTARNYPAAWWNKVQMVCEPTGHIVGGFVLEKDGAGYRSNNVFNVVASIDDWAAPIMSEVGPDGNVWVLDWYNYIIQHNPTPNGFQTGKGAAYESDLRDKRFGRIYRLLYKQEKSPTRAMQLADASSADLVKALKNDNFFWRRTAQRLLVEQNATDRTTLSDLVALVDNQQTDEIGLNTAAMHAIWTLSGLAQGGSNEANAALAMACKKGFTHLSSPVRNAAIANCANDQVKLAVESGVLRDADPRVQLSALLRIADGAGSASGETLASMVDGAKSIASDEILMDAWTSAAAIEPVEMLVALINASRRSSNRGLASRVAILSEHLARSQPTASQIESLLAIEPDAPLAISLWEGLSKGWPKELSVTLSDAAQTRFRERFLANDTSVESKAAILAVADKWGIKNLDEAVASIQDQLFATALDTEAETASRLTAWDQAIKLAPASDRILDAIDTLLTPQLAPETGAKAIASLGDARVPGLTEKLVSIRGSLGPKLTGEILTLLLARADTTTELLQAITDGKAQFTELQLDQRQALLNHPTREIAKRARELMEMKGAAVASNRQALVDEWMPVTELSGNLENGIAMYKKHCMLCHKHGELGVAIGPNLTGMAVHPKEEILINVLDPNRSVENNFRTYQILTVDGAVLTGMLAGESANSLRLIDTQGKEKLVLREDIEQMISSAKSLMPEGFEGQISKQEMADLLTFLANRGRYTPLSLAAAATISGPKGLPGFRGNSGDKFELNSYGTVEFEGVPFELQDPQDGRVANIVVLQTARGRFPSTLPSEVTIPCSGNVSAIHILGGVAAFGFPMNQDETASLVVRCQYEDGTSVDHELINGKHTANYQEKTDVPESKFVIDANGKQIRYLKIPIDAAKPLKSIELVKGDNRSTPLVFAITVESAGGKEADDTVAMDEKPQAAAQPPRRRGGGFGGPIELGPDDVAAYAAPPEGFKSERDVPHGKLEMIEYESKTVGTTRKLNVYTPPGYTTDKKYPVLYLLHGIGGDETEWQRFSSPNLILDNLIADGKAVPMIVVMPNGRAQKNDRAEGNVMASAPAFAVFEKDLLNDVIPAIESKYSVDTSREKRAIAGLSMGGGQSFNFGLGNLDTFAWVGPFSAAPNTMPAEELIPDVAAAKAKLKLLWISCGNKDGLIRISQNVHQFLKQKGIDHVWHVDGHGHDPQHWSSSLYWFTQSVFQDKPAKNAKLDNAVIGNWIGTVSTQIGDQA